The window TGGGCCGGCCCGAGGACATTGTGGAGGCGGTGCTTCGCGGCATCGACATGTTCGACTGCGTAATGCCGACCCGAAACGCCCGCAACGGTCACCTGTTCACCCGCCGGGGCGTGATTCGCATCAGAAACGCACGCTATGAGAAGGATACGCGCCCGCTGGACTTGGAGTGCGGATGCTATACCTGCCAGAATTACAGCCGCGCCTATCTGCGCCATCTCCACCGGACCAACGAGATCCTGGGGGCGCGCCTGAATACGATTCACAACCTGTTTCATTATCAGGCGCTGATGAAGAGGCTTCGGGAGGCGATAGCTGCCGGTCGGCTGAAGGCCTTTGTGAGCGAGTTCTATTCCCGGCTGGCGGAAGGTGTTGCCTAGACGGGCAATGACGCGTGTCGGTATGTCATAATGGCGGTAGGGCACTTCTGATAATCCAACGCGGATTCTGTTGGCCCCAAAATCGCCGAGGCCAAGGCGCGCTGTGCAGGCAAGGGTGGTTCCCTTTTCAAGCAGCGCACAAATCCGCCGGGATCGGCGATTTTGGGGCCAACCTTCGGGCTGGGGCCGTTTTGTCCGCTGGACCGCGTTGCAGCTTGCTTATGTGGAACAACCACACATCGCTCGCTGCACCTTGCCAGCGAACAAAACGGCCGCGAGCAGAACCGTGTTGGATTATTAGAAGTGCTCTTTAGATCGGCGACGAATAAAACCAACCTAAAAGAAGGAAACCTTTATGAGCTTTTTCATCTCTGATGCCTTTGCTCAGGCAGCCGACGGCGCCCAGCCCAGCATTCTGGAGGCGCTGTTTCCTTTTATTATTCTCTTTGTGGTGTTTTACTTCCTGCTCATTCGGCCGCAGTCCAAACGGGCCAAAGAGCACAAGAAACTGGTTCAGGAGCTCTCCAAGGGCGATGAGGTGGTAACCCAGGGTGGCGTACTCGGCAAGATTGCCGAGGTCGATGAGAACTTCATCGTGCTTGAAGTTGCGGATAACGTGCAGATCAAGCTGCAGCGCCAGTCGGTCGCCAGTCTGATGCCCAAGGGCACTATTAAAAGTATCTAATTCATTCTGAAAATGCCCGACTGCGGCCCGGGCCGAAGGTCTGTGAATCCCCTGTGATTACTGAAACCTTCGTGCCAGGGCCACGCGCGGTGCGTTCTGCCTGAGATGTCCCATGAATCGATATCCGCTCTGGAAATACCTTTTGATCGTCGCCGTGCTGGTGTTCGGGGTGATCTACGCCCTGCCCAACCTGTACGGCGACGATCCGGCCCTCCAGATATCCGGTACCCGCATGGCGGAGGTCACTACCTCCACTTCCCGCCAGGTGGCCACCGTCCTTGAAGACAACGGGATTGCCTATCAGGACATCGAGTACGAGGAGGAAAACCTCCTGGTCCGTTTCGCTGACACCGATGCCCAGCTCAAGGCCTACGACCTGGTTCGTGCGGAGCTGCCCGAGTATGCGGTTGCCCTTAACCTGGCTCCGGCAACGCCCGACTGGCTGAGGAGCTTCAATGCGGCGCCCATGTATCTCGGGCTGGATCTGCGTGGTGGCGTGCATTTTCTGATGCAGGTCGATATGGATGCAGCGCTTACTCAGGCGGTCGAGCGCTACGTCAGCGATATTCGCACCCTGCTGCGCGAAGATCGAGTGCGCTACCTGAGCATCAATGCCGAAGATGGCCGGGTGGCGGTGAAATTCCGCGATGCCGCCGAGCGCGACAAGGCGGAACAGGCGGTGGCCGAGGAGTATCGCACGCTGGCCCTCGATACAGCGGAGCAGGGCGGTACGCCCTATCTGTTTGCCAGCCTGGACGATGCTGAAGCCGAGGAAGTGCGCAAGTTTGCCATCAAGCAAAACATCACCACCTTGCGGAATCGGGTGAACGAGCTCGGCGTTGCCGAGCCGGTGATCCAGCAGCAGGGCGAAGAGCGCATCGTGGTTCAGCTGC is drawn from Thiohalomonas denitrificans and contains these coding sequences:
- the yajC gene encoding preprotein translocase subunit YajC produces the protein MSFFISDAFAQAADGAQPSILEALFPFIILFVVFYFLLIRPQSKRAKEHKKLVQELSKGDEVVTQGGVLGKIAEVDENFIVLEVADNVQIKLQRQSVASLMPKGTIKSI